In Hydrogenispora ethanolica, the following are encoded in one genomic region:
- a CDS encoding response regulator, whose product MFRENLKIVINLQVPNARVVGMATNGREALEICRNTPHNLILLDIRMPEMDGVEFIRWLRASGDQCKVIVLTTFDDDEYVFEALRLGAVGYLLKDIDPEELTKAIQTVQGGGTLISPAIATKLVKEVTRYRAVDPAVSKEILAKLTPREIDVLHRLAQGEDNREIASQLQLAEGTVKNYISSIYEKLELKDRAQAIRFAIMHGLL is encoded by the coding sequence CTGTTCCGGGAGAATCTGAAGATCGTCATCAACCTGCAAGTTCCCAACGCCAGGGTGGTGGGGATGGCCACCAACGGCCGGGAAGCGTTGGAGATCTGCCGGAACACGCCTCATAATCTGATTCTGCTGGATATCCGGATGCCGGAGATGGACGGGGTGGAATTCATCCGCTGGCTCAGGGCGTCCGGGGACCAGTGCAAGGTGATCGTCCTGACCACCTTCGATGACGATGAATACGTCTTCGAAGCCCTGCGTCTGGGGGCAGTCGGCTATCTGCTCAAAGACATCGATCCCGAGGAACTGACCAAAGCGATTCAGACCGTCCAGGGCGGCGGGACGCTCATATCGCCCGCCATCGCCACCAAGCTTGTAAAAGAGGTTACCCGGTACCGGGCGGTAGATCCGGCGGTCTCCAAGGAGATTCTGGCCAAGCTGACCCCCCGCGAGATCGATGTGCTGCACCGGCTGGCCCAGGGAGAGGACAACCGGGAGATCGCCAGCCAACTGCAACTGGCCGAAGGCACGGTCAAAAACTACATCAGCAGCATCTATGAGAAGCTTGAGCTGAAAGACCGCGCCCAAGCGATCCGTTTCGCCATCATGCACGGCCTGTTGTAG